A window of Gasterosteus aculeatus chromosome 9, fGasAcu3.hap1.1, whole genome shotgun sequence contains these coding sequences:
- the htt gene encoding huntingtin isoform X5, which produces MATMEKLMKAFESLKSFQQQQGPPTAEELVQRQKKEQATTKKDRVTHCLTICENIVAQSLSPGNRTSPEFQKLLGIAMEMFLLCSDDSESDVRMVADECLNKIIKALMDSNLPRLQLELYKEIKKNGASRSLRAALWRFAELAHLIRPQKCRPYLVNLLPCLSRITKRQEETVQETLAAAMPKIMGALGHFANDGEIKVLLKSFVANLKSSSPTIRRTAASSAVSVCQHSRRTSYFYTWLLNVLLGLLVPVDEEHPSHLILGVLLTLRYLMPLLQQQVNTTSLKGSFGVMRKEADVQPTPEQLLQVYELTLHYTQHWDHNVVTAALELLQQMFRTPPPELLHMLITAGSILHGTVFRQDAESRARSSSIRELIAGGGSSCSPLVLRKPRGKMLSGEEDGLDDDAERTEVTTGVFTAAVVGADGSSAAQVDIITEQPRSSQHTLQPGDSVDLSASSEQCGGGASASDTPESPNDNEEEMLSRSSSGGANVTPETADYTTPETEGGPLGEGATLLGANDRSMPPSDSSQTTTEGPDSAVTPSDVAELVLDGSESQYSGMQIGTLQDEEDEGAAPSSQEEPSDPIMQSALALSKPHLFDGRGHNRQGSDSSVDRLIPKDEPAEPEPDNKPSRIKGPIGHYTDQGVEPLVHCVRLLAASFLLTGQKNGLTPDKEVRVSVKALAVSCVGAAAALHPEAFFNSLYLEPLDGVPVEEQQYISDMLGLIDHGDPQIRGATAILCAAIIQAALTKTRYNIHTWLASVQSATGNPLSLVDLVPLLQRTLRDESSVTCKMACSAVRHCIMTVCSSTLSELGLQLVINLLALRDSSYWLVRTELLETLAELDFRLINFLERKTDTLHKGDHHYTGRLRLQDRVLNDVVIRLLGDDDPRVRHVAASAVSRLVSRLFYDCDQGQVDPVVAIARDQSSVYLQLLMHETQPPSQFTVSTITRTYRGYNLSNNVSDVTIENNLSRVVTAVSHAFTSSSSRALTFGCCEALCLLATNFPVCTWSTGWHCGYVSSSSSFSSRSSLSRSRGRALSVSQPSSSPASSTTSSSAPDNERRTLTVGMANMVLSLLSSAWFPLDLSSHQDALLLCGNLLAAVAPKCMRNPWAGEDEGSGGSANPNPNKMEEPWAGLSERSLVAIVEQLFSHLLKILNICAHVLDDIPPGPAVKATLPSLSNTPSLSPIRRKGKEKDAAEPSAAPMSPKKSNEVNTGRPADGTGLTAVNKSTTFGNFYHLPPYLKLYDVLKATHANFKVTLDLHSSQEKFGGFLRATLDVLSQLLELATLHDISKCVEEILGYLKSCFCREPTMATVCVQQLLKTLFGTNLASQCEGISSGPSRSQGKALRLGSSSLRPGLYHYCFMAPYTHFTQALADASLRNMVQAEQEQDTSGWFDVMQKASNQLRSNIANATRNRGDKNAIHNHIRLFEPLVIKALKQYTTSTSVALQRQVLDLLAQLVQLRVNYCLLDSDQVFIGFVLKQFEYIEVGQFRDSEAIIPNIFFFLVLLSYERYHSKQIISIPKIIQLCDGIMASGRKAVTHAIPALQPIVHDLFVLRGSNKADAGKELDTQKEVVVSMLLRLVQHHQVLEMFILVLQQCHKENEDKWKRLSRQIADVILPMIAKQQMHLDSPEALGVLNTLFETVAPSSLRPVDMLLKSMFTTPVTMASVSTVQLWVSGILAVLRVLVSQSTEDIVLSRVHELSLSPHLLSCHTIRRLHQPSFSPSDPPAADTLLNQEPFGEAQRAPPEDTFARFLLQLVGVLLDDISSRQVKVDITEQQHTFYCQQLGTLLMCLIHVFKSGMFRRITAAASRLLKGEGGSAVGPTGTEAALFYPLEGLNSLVQCLITTHPSLVLLWCQVLLIIDYTNYSWWTEVHQTPRGHSLSCTKLLSPHSSGDGEDDKPEERLAMVNREIVRRGALILFCDYVCQNLHDSEHLTWLIVNHVRDLISLSHEPPVQDFISAVHRNSAASGLFIQAIQSRCDNLNTPTMLKKTLQCLEGIHLSQSGSLLMLYVDKLLGTPFRVLARMVDTLACRRVEMLLAETLQNSVAQLPVEELDRIQEYLQTSGLAQRHQRFYSLLDRFRATVADTSSPTPPVTSHPLDGDPPPAPELVSADKEWYVALVKSQCCFRGDVSLLEMTELLTKLPPTDLLDIMSCKEFNLSLLCPCLSMGMQRLARGQGALLLETALQVTLERLAGVTGSLPVPHQSFLPPAQSQPYWNQLAAVYEEPGFYPGVLSLCRALSQYLLSVSQLPSSLHIPFDKEHLITTFTCTAAEVVAWRLLQNQLPLSVDLQWALSCLCLALQQPCVWNKLSTPEYATHTCSLIYCLHLIIVAVAVSPGDQLLYPEKKKTKAERDAEADEVDSAHADNTLERKACDIMAELVEGLQSILALGHHRNSVFPAFLTPTLRNIVISLSRLPLVNCYTRVPPLVWKLGWSPQPGGEYGTTLPEIPVDFLQEKDVFREFLYRINTLGWSSRTQFEETWATLLGVLVTQPITMDQEEETQQEEDLERTQLNVLAVQAITSLVLSAMTLPTAGNPAVSCLEQQPRNKSLKALETRFGRKLAMIRGEVEREIQALVSKRDNVHTHHPYHAWDPVPSLSAASAAGTLISHEKLLLQINTERELGNMDYKLGQVSIHSVWLGNNITPLREEEWGEDEEDEADTPAPISPPVSPINSRKHRAGVDIHSCSQFLLELYSQWLIPGSPSNRKTPTILVSEVVRSLLAVSDLFTERNQFEMMFSTLMELQKLHPPEDEILNQYLVPAICKAAAVLGMDKAIAEPVCRLLETTLRSTHLPSRMGALHGVLYVLECDLLDETAKQLIPAVSEYLLSNLRAIAHCVNLHNQQHVLVMCAVAFYMMENYPLDVGAEFMAGIIQLCGVMVSASEDSTPSVIYHCVLRGLERLLLSEQLSRVDGEALVKLSVDRVNMPSPHRAMAALGLMLTCMYTGKEKASPASRPAHSDPQAPDSESIIVAMERVSVLFDRIRKGLPSEARVVSRILPQFLDDFFPPQDVMNKVIGEFLSNQQPYPQFMAAVVYKVFQTLHATGQSSMVRDWVLLSLSNFTQRTPVAMAMWSLSCFFVSASTSQWISALLPHVISRMGSSEVVDVNLFCLVAMDFYRHQIDEELDRRAFQSVFETVASPGSPYYQLLGCLQSIHQDTSL; this is translated from the exons ATGGCCACCATGGAGAAATTGATGAAGGCCTTTGAGAGTCTGAAGtcattccagcagcagcagggaccaCCAACCGCCGAGGAGCTGGTTCAGAGGCA GAAAAAGGAACAGGCGACCACAAAGAAGGACCGGGTCACACACTGCCTGACAATATGTGAAAACATTGTGGCTCAGTCTCTGAG TCCTGGGAACAGAACCTCTCCAGAGTTTCAGAAACTGCTGGGCATCGCCATGGAGATGTTCTTGCTCTGCAGTGATGACAGCGAATCAGATGTCCGTATGGTAGCCGATGAGTGCCTGAACAAAATAATCAAA GCTCTGATGGACTCAAACCTGCCTAGGCTGCAGCTGGAACTGtacaaagaaattaaaaag AATGGTGCCTCTCGGAGTCTAAGGGCAGCTTTGTGGAGGTTTGCTGAGCTTGCTCACCTCATTAGACCACAGAaatgcag ACCCTACCTGGTCAACCTGTTGCCATGCCTCTCTCGAATCACCAAGCGGCAGGAGGAGACCGTACAGGAGACTCTGGCTGCTGCTATGCCCAAGATCATGGGCGCCTTGGGGCACTTCGCCAATGATGGCGAGATCAAG GTGCTGCTGAAGTCCTTTGTGGCCAACCTAAAGTCCAGCTCCCCCACCATCAGGCGCACCGCTGCCAGCTCAGCCGTCAGTGTGTGCCAACACTCCAGACGCACCAGCTACTTCTACACGTGGCTCCTTAATGTGCTGCTGG GTCTGCTGGTTCCAGTGGATGAAGAGCACCCCAGCCACCTAATTCTGGGGGTGCTGTTAACCCTTCGCTACCTGAtgcctctgctgcagcagcaagtCAACACCACCAGCCTCAAAGGAAGCTTCGGAGTCATGAGGAAAGAGGCTGATGTTCAGCCAACACCCGAACAACTGCTGCAG GTGTACGAGTTGACTCTACACTACACACAGCACTGGGATCACAATGTGGTCACAGCAGCCCTGGAGCTCTTGCAGCAGATGTTCAGGACTCCCCCACCAGAGCTTCTGCACATGCTCATCACCGCGGGCAGCATTCTTCACGGCACAGTCTTCCGCCAGGACGCCGAGAGCCGCGCGCGCTCCAGCAGCATCCGCGAGCTCATCG CGGGGGGAGGGTCTTCCTGCAGTCCACTCGTTCTCAGGAAACCAAGAG GTAAAATGCTTTCGGGGGAGGAGGATGGTTTGGATGATGACGCAGAGAGAACAGAAGTCACAACTGGTGTCTTCACAG CGGCAGTCGTTGGCGCAGACGGTTCCTCTGCGGCGCAGGTGGACATCATCACCGAGCAACCCCGCTCCTCCCAGCACACGCTGCAGCCCGGCGACTCGGTGGACCTCAGCGCCTCCTCAGAGCAGTGCGGCGGCGGGGCGTCCGCATCCGACACTCCCGAGTCACCCAACGACAACGAGGAGGAAATGCTGAGTCGCAGCTCCAGCGGCGGGGCCAACGTCACTCCGGAGACTGCTGACTACACCACGCCAGAGACGGAGGGCGGGCCCTTAGGAGAAGGCGCCACTCTGCTGGGCGCCAATGATCGCTCGATGCCACCCAGCGACTCCTCCCAGACCACCACAGAGGGGCCGGACTCGGCTGTCACACCTTCGGACGTAGCAGAGCTG GTGCTGGATGGCAGTGAGAGCCAGTACTCTGGGATGCAGATTGGGACATTgcaggatgaagaagatgaaggagcGGCACCTTCCTCTCAAGAAGAACCATCGGACCCAATCATGCAGTCGGCCCTGG CGCTGAGCAAACCGCATCTCTTTGATGGCCGAGGTCACAACCGGCAGGGTTCAGACAGCAGCGTGGACCGCTTGATACCAAAGGACGAACCTGCTGAACCGGAACCTGACAATAAG ccatcACGGATAAAGGGTCCAATTGGACATTATACTGACCAGGGGGTGGAGCCACTGGTGCACTGCGTTCGGCTTCTTGCTGCTTCCTTCTTGCTGACGGGACAAAAGAATG GTCTGACACCGGATAAGGAGGTGCGAGTGAGCGTGAAGGCTCTTGCGGTCAGCTGTGTCGGGGCAGCAGCGGCGCTGCACCCTGAAGCCTTCTTTAATTCCCTCTACTTGGAGCCGCTGGACGGCGTTCCAGTTGAAG AGCAGCAGTATATCAGTGACATGCTGGGCCTCATTGACCACGGGGACCCCCAGATTAGAGGGGCCACAGCCATCCTCTGTGCCGCCATTATACAAGCTGCTCTCACCAAAACACGTTACAACATACACACCTGGCTGGCCAGCGTGCAGAGTGCAACAG GTAACCCTCTGTCCCTGGTGGACTTGGTACCTTTGCTCCAGAGAACTCTAAGGGACGAATCCTCAGTCACCTGCAAGATGGCTTGCTCTGCAGTGAGG CATTGCATCATGACTGTGTGCAGCAGCACTCTGAGTGAGCTCGGCCTGCAGTTGGTGATAAACCTTCTCGCTCTGAGGGACTCCTCCTATTGGCTCGTTCGCACAGAGCTTTTGGAGACCCTAGCCGAGCTAGATTTTCG GTTAATTAATTTCCTGGAGAGGAAAACGGATACTTTGCACAAAGGGGATCATCACTACACTGGG CGGCTGCGGCTTCAGGACAGAGTGCTGAATGATGTGGTCATTCGTCTGTTGGGGGATGATGACCCCAGAGTCCGCCACGTGGCTGCCTCCGCTGTCAGCAG GCTGGTCTCCAGGTTGTTCTATGACTGTGACCAGGGTCAAGTGGACCCTGTGGTGGCTATTGCCCGGGACCAGAGTTCAGTCTACCTGCAGCTGCTGATGCATGAGACACAACCCCCGTCCCAGTTCACAGTTAGCACAATCACCAG GACGTACCGAGGCTACAACTTATCTAACAATGTGTCCGATGTCACAATCGAGAATAATTTGTCCAGAGTGGTTACGGCCGTCTCCCATGctttcacctcctcttcctcccgagCGCTGACT TTTGGCTGCTGTGAAGCCTTGTGCCTCCTGGCTACAAATTTCCCAGTGTGCACTTGGAGCACGGGCTGGCACTGTGGCTACGTTAGCTCCAGTAGCAGCTTCTCTTCACGCTCTAGTCTCAGCCGCAGCAGAGGCAGGGCCCTTAG TGTGTCTCAGCCTAGCAGTTCTCCAGCCTCTTCAACCACCTCTTCATCTGCACCGGACAATGAGCGAAGGACTCTGACAGTAGGAATGGCCAACATGGTCctctctttgctctcctccGCCTGGTTTCCACTGGATCTTTCTTCTCACCAGGATGCACTTTTGCTTTGTGGCAATCTTCTTGCTG CGGTGGCCCCAAAATGCATGCGCAACCCCTGGGCGGGCGAGGACGAAGGCAGCGGCGGTAGCGCCAATCCGAACCCAAATAAGATGGAGGAGCCATGGGCTGGTCTGTCAGAGCGCTCCCTGGTGGCCATTGTGGAGCAGCTCTTTTCTCACCTATTAAAGATCCTCAACATCTGTGCCCATGTGCTGGATGACATACCACCGGGACCAGCGGTCAAG gccacTCTCCCCTCCCTGAGCAATACCCCCTCCCTCAGTCCCATCCGCAGAAAAGGCAAGGAGAAGGATGCTGCTGAGCCCAGTGCTGCTCCAATGAGTCCAAAGAAAAGTAATGAGGTCAACACAG GCAGGCCAGCAGACGGCACCGGGTTAACCGCCGTTAACAAATCTACCACCTTCGGCAACTTCTATCACCTGCCGCCCTACCTCAAGCTCTATGATGTCCTCAAAGCTACACACGCCAACTTCAAG GTGACGCTGGACCTCCACAGTAGTCAGGAGAAGTTTGGAGGATTCCTGCGTGCCACGCTAGATGTTCTGTCTCAGCTCCTGGAGCTGGccacactacatgacatcagtAAG tgtgtggagGAAATCTTGGGCTACCTGAAGTCCTGTTTTTGCAGAGAACCAACCATGGCTACTGTTTGTGTACAACAG CTGTTAAAGACCCTTTTTGGCACTAACCTGGCCTCCCAGTGCGAGGGCATCTCCAGTGGACCCAGCCGCTCTCAGGGCAAGGCTCTGCGTCTCGGCTCGTCCAGCCTGCGGCCGGGCCTCTATCACTACTGCTTCATGGCACCGTACACGCACTTCACTCAGGCTCTGGCCGACGCTAGTCTCCGTAACATGGTGCAGGCTGAACAGGAGCAGGACACCTCTGG GTGGTTTGATGTGATGCAAAAGGCTTCAAACCAGCTGCGGTCCAACATTGCAAATGCAACCCGAAACAGAGGAGACAAG AATGCCATCCACAACCACATTCGTCTGTTTGAGCCACTGGTGATTAAAGCTTTGAAGCAGTACACTACCAGCACCTCCGTGGCCCTGCAGAGGCAAGTACTGGACCTGCTTGCCCAACTTGTGCAGCTCAGAGTCAACTACTGCCTGCTTGACTCGGATcag GTCTTCATTGGTTTTGTCCTGAAGCAGTTTGAATACATTGAAGTGGGACAGTTCAG AGACTCGGAGGCCATCATTCCCAACATCTTTTTCTTCCTGGTGCTGCTGTCTTATGAGCGTTACCACTCCAAGCAGATAATTAGCATCCCCAAAATCATCCAGCtgtgtgacggcatcatggcgagCGGAAGGAAAGCTGTCACACACG CCATCCCAGCTTTGCAGCCGATCGTCCATGATCTGTTTGTTTTGAGGGGGTCAAACAAAGCGGATGCAGGCAAAGAGCTCGACACGCAAAAAGAAGTGGTGGTCTCCATGCTGCTCAGACTTGTGCAACACCACCAG GTGTTGGAGATGTTCATCCTCGTTCTGCAGCAGTGTCACAAAGAGAATGAGGACAAGTGGAAGAGGTTGTCCCGACAGATCGCTGACGTCATACTTCCCATGATTGCCAAGCAGCAG ATGCACCTGGACTCTCCGGAAGCGTTGGGAGTGTTGAACACTCTGTTTGAAACTGTAGCGCCCTCCTCCCTCAGACCTGTAGACATGCTGCTCAAGAGTATGTTCACCACGCCGGTAACCATG GCGTCCGTGTCTACAGTCCAGCTGTGGGTGTCCGGTATCCTGGCGGTGCTCCGGGTCCTCGTCTCCCAGTCCACTGAGGACATTGTCCTGTCGCGGGTCCACGAACTCTCTCTCAGCCCGCATCTCCTCTCCTGCCACACAATCCGTCGCCTGCATCAGCCGAGCTTTTCCCCGAGTGACCCACCTGCTGCCGACACGCTCCTCAACCAGGAACCTTTTGGTGAGGCACAAAGGGCCCCACCCGAGGACACCTTTGCCAG GTTCCTTCTCCAGCTAGTAGGAGTGTTGCTGGATGACATTTCCTCCAGACAGGTTAAAGTTGATATTACAGAGCAGCAACACACCTTCTACTGCCAGCAGCTGGGCACACTGCTCATGTGTCTCATACATGTCTTCAAAAGTG GAATGTTCCGCAGAATCACAGCTGCAGCCAGCCGTCTCCTAAAAGGCGAGGGTGGAAGTGCAGTTGGACCGACTGGCACCGAAGCCGCTCTGTTTTACCCCTTAGAGGGCCTGAACAGCTTGGTGCAGTGCTTGATCACCACTCACCCCTCTCTGGTGCTACTTTGGTGCCAGGTCCTCCTCATCATCGACTACACCAACTACTCCTGGTGGACCGAGGTGCACCAGACTCCCAG GGGACACAGCCTGTCGTGCACAAAGCTGCTGAGCCCTCACTCCTCAGGGGACGGCGAGGATGATAAGCCCGAGGAGCGCTTAGCTATGGTGAACCGAGAGATTGTACGCAGGGGAGCCCTCATCCTCTTCTGTGACTATGTG TGTCAGAACCTGCATGACTCGGAGCATCTGACCTGGCTGATTGTCAACCACGTGCGTGACCTCATCAGCCTTTCCCATGAGCCTCCAGTGCAGGACTTCATCAGCGCTGTGCACCGCAACTCCGCTGCCAGCGGCCTCTTCATCCAAGCCATCCAGTCTCGCTGTGACAACCTCaacaca CCTACCATGTTGAAGAAGACTCTGCAGTGTTTGGAAGGCATCCACCTGAGTCAGTCTGGCTCCCTGCTGATGCTCTATGTGGACAAGCTGCTCGGTACACCCTTCAGGGTTCTGGCTCGCATGGTGGACACACTGGCGTGCCGCAGAGTGGAGATGCTGCTGGCTGAGACACTACAG aaCAGTGTAGCTCAGCTTCCTGTGGAGGAACTGGACAGGATCCAGGAATACCTCCAGACCAGTGGCCTGGCTCAGAG GCATCAGAGGTTTTACTCCCTGCTGGACAGGTTCAGAGCCACTGTTGCCGACACCAGCAGCCCCACACCTCCTGTGACGTCCCACCCCTTGGATGGGGATCCCCCACCTGCCCCCGAGCTGGTCTCTGCAGATAAG GAGTGGTACGTGGCTCTGGTGAAGTCTCAGTGTTGTTTCCGTGGAGATGTTTCCCTGTTGGAGATGACAGAACTCCTCACCAAACTTCCTCCCACCGACCTCCTGGATATCATGAGCTGCAAG GAATTCAACCTAAGCCTGCTGTGTCCATGTCTCAGTATGGGTATGCAGCGGTTAGCACGAGGTCAGGGGGCGCTCTTGTTGGAGACAGCTCTGCAGGTGACCCTAGAGCGGCTAGCAGGGGTCACAGGGTCACTTCCTGTGCCCCACCAGTCCTTCCTTCCGCCCGCTCAGTCACAGCCCTACTGGAACCAACTAGCTGCTGTGTACG AGGAGCCGGGTTTCTACCCCGGGGTTTTGTCGCTGTGCAGAGCGCTGTCGCAGTACCTGCTTAGTGTGAGCCAGCTGCCTTCCTCACTTCATATCCCCTTTGACAAGGAACATCTTATCACTACTTTCACCTGCACTGCTGCCGAG GTTGTAGCGTGGCGCCTCCTGCAGAACCAGTTGCCCCTGAGTGTGGACCTGCAGTGGGCTCTGTCCTGTCTGTGTCTGGCCCTGCAGCAGCCCTGCGTCTGGAACAAACTCTCCACCCCGGAGTAcgccacacacacctgctccctCATCTACTGCCTACACCTCATCATCGTTGCAG TGGCTGTCAGTCCTGGCGACCAGCTCCTGTAtccagagaagaaaaagacgaAGGCAGAGAGAGATGCTGAAGCAGATGAAGTTGACTCTGCACATGCTGACA ACACGTTGGAGCGGAAAGCATGTGATATTATGGCGGAGCTGGTGGAAGGCCTGCAGAGCATCCTTGCCCTGGGTCACCATagaaacagtgttttccctgcTTTTCTCACGCCAACCTTGCGCAACATTGTCATCAGTCTGTCTCGACTGCCTCTAGTCAACTGCTACACCCGAGTACCTCCactg GTTTGGAAACTGGGCTGGTCCCCTCAGCCAGGAGGAGAATACGGCACAACGCTGCCTGAGATCCCTGTTGACTTCCTGCAGGAAAAGGATGTCTTCCGAGAGTTCCTCTACCGCATCAACACACTAG GCTGGAGCAGCAGGACTCAGTTTGAGGAGACCTGGGCCACACTACTGGGGGTGCTGGTCACCCAACCCATCACTatggaccaggaggaggagacacagcagGAG GAGGACTTGGAGCGTACCCAGTTGAATGTTTTAGCAGTGCAGGCCATCACCAGCCTGGTGCTGAGTGCCATGACCCTGCCTACTGCTGGCAATCCTGCAGTCAGCTGTCTGGAACAGCAGCCACGCAACAAGAGCCTCAAAGCGCTGGAAACACG GTTTGGAAGGAAACTTGCAATGATCAGAggcgaggtggagagagagattCAGGCTCTTGTGTCAAAGCGAGACAATGTTCATACGCACCACCCGTACCATGCCTGGGACCCTGTGCCCTCCCTATCGGCAGCATCCGCTG CTGGCACGCTGATCAGCCACGAGAAGCTGCTGCTTCAGATTAACACGGAGAGGGAGTTGGGCAACATGGACTACAAACTGGGACAG GTCTCCATCCACTCAGTGTGGTTAGGTAACAACATCACCCCACTGAGAGAGGAAGAATggggtgaggatgaagaggatgaagcAGACACTCCGGCACCCATCTCCCCGCCAGTGTCTCCTATCAATTCAAG GAAGCATCGTGCAGGTGTGGACATTCATTCATGTTCCCAGTTTCTGCTGGAGCTGTACAGCCAGTGGCTAATCCCTGGCTCCCCGAGTAACAGGAAGACCCCGACCATACTCGTCAGTGAAGTGGTCCGATCG CTGCTGGCGGTGTCGGACCTGTTCACAGAGAGGAACCAGTTTGAAATGATGTTCTCCACCCTGATGGAACTGCAGAAGCTCCATCCTCCGGAGGATGAGATCCTCAATCAATACCTTGTGCCGGCCATCTGCAAGGCAGCTGCAGTACTGGGAATG gACAAAGCAATAGCGGAGCCTGTTTGTCGCCTGTTGGAGACGACCCTACGCAGCACCCACCTGCCCAGCCGCATGGGGGCTCTGCATGGAGTGCTGTATGTGTTGGAGTGTGACCTGCTGGATGAGACAGCCAAACAGCTCATCCCCGCCGTCTCTGAGTACCTGCTGTCCAACCTCAGGGCGATCGCTCA CTGTGTGAACTTGCATAACCAGCAGCATGTGTTGGTGATGTGTGCCGTGGCCTTCTACATGATGGAGAACTACCCTCTGGATGTAGGAGCTGAGTTTATGGCTGGAATCATACAG CTGTGTGGCGTGATGGTGTCGGCCAGCGAGGACTCCACCCCCTCCGTCATCTATCACTGTGTGCTGCGCGGCCTGGAGCGCCTCTTGCTGTCGGAGCAGTTGTCGCGCGTGGACGGAGAAGCTCTGGTCAAACTCAGCGTGGACAGAGTCAACATGCCGTCCCCACACAGAGCCATGGCCGCCCTCGGCCTCATGCTCACCTGCATGTACACCG GAAAAGAGAAAGCCAGCCCTGCCAGTCGCCCCGCCCACTCTGACCCCCAGGCCCCGGACAGCGAGTCCATCATTGTTGCCATGGAGAGAGTCTCTGTGCTCTTTGACAG GATCCGGAAAGGTTTACCCAGCGAGGCCCGGGTGGTGTCCAGGATCCTGCCCCAGTTTCTGGACGACTTCTTCCCGCCACAGGACGTCATGAACAAGGTCATCGGAGAGTTCCTGTCCAATCAGCAGCCTTACCCACAATTTATGGCCGCGGTCGTCTACAAG GTGTTCCAGACCCTCCATGCCACAGGCCAGTCTTCTATGGTGCGAGACTGGGTGCTGCTCTCCTTGTCCAACTTCACCCAGAGGACACCAGTGGCCATGGCCATGTGGAGCCTCTCCTGTTTCTTCGTCTCTGCCTCCACCTCCCAGTGGATATCAGCCCT GCTGCCGCACGTGATCAGCCGCATGGGCTCCAGCGAGGTGGTGGACGTCAACCTGTTCTGCCTGGTCGCCATGGATTTCTACCGGCACCAGATTGACGAGGAGCTGGACCGCAGGGCTTTCCAGTCTGTCTTTGAGACCGTGGCCTCGCCAGGCAGCCCTTATTACCAGCTGCTGGGCTGTCTGCAGTCCATCCACCAGGATACATCGCTCTGA